Below is a window of Xylanivirga thermophila DNA.
AGGGAAGTAATGGTAAGTAGAATTGGAAATTTTAAAGTGAATATTAATCAAAAAGTAGGGGTGAAGCTAAAAAGCCGAACCTTGAAATAAAGTAAGATTAAGCTCTTCGAGTTTTCGAGAGCCTACTGACTATATAAGGAGGTATATATGATGAAGAGTTGTCCGAAATGTTCAGGGGAAATGTTGGAAACGAAAAATAAAGGAATTTTTATTGCACGTCGGAACGATGGTCTAATAGGTGAAACAGAGACAGTTAAATATATGTGCAGAGAATGTGGATATATAGAAGAATATGCAGTTAATCCTTTTTATCTAAAAAGAAGAGAATAATAAGATAGTAATATATTAAAGTCTTTCCTCTGTAATTTATTATAAATAAAATGCAGAGGAAAGACTTTGCATTATTTGCTTTAAAATTATGACTTAAAGTATTTTTCGTTAAGTATTGGCATAATAGAGTCAGAGGTATATAATTAATATTACATAAAAAGACATAAAATTTCATTTAATAGGGGATGAAGTCATGGATAAGATATATCTGGATTTTGATGGTTATGTACCAAGATACGTATCTACAGCATGTATTAATTGCAGCAGTGTTATGGGTACAAGCTTTTGTAGCATAAAAGATCGTGGTTGTTGTTATTATTATCCAAAGTTTAGTTTAATAGAGATACAGCGTATGTCAAAAACTTTAAAAGGACGAAAGACTTTGGATATTATATTAAAAAATCCTGGTACTATAGTATATCATTTTTATATACATGCAAAGGGATTCTTTGATAAACAGGGTTATGACAGATATATGAGAGATGGTGGTTTTTGTGAAGTAGAGGATAAAACCATGTTTTTTAGGGCTTGTCCATTTGTAAAAAGTAGCTATGGTTGCACACTCCCGCCTAAATATCGTACATTGGTATGTAACTTTTTTATGTGCAATGAGTTAATAGGTTCTAGAGACGCAAAGAATGGAATAGATAGATATTTAACTGAACGGGAGCGATATGCAAGGTGGTACAAATGGGAAAATACAAATCTTGAAGGTATTTTGAGAGAACGGGGATTAAACCTTATTGATAATATTTATGGAACCTTAAATTTGTTAGCGGAAATACCTGAAGACATATATGAGTTCCCGAAATTGCAGCCTATCTATTTAGATTACTCACCCCATAGCAGGGGAGCATAACAAGATAAGGGTGAATATTTGCATCTTACAGCATGTAAATGGTATGTTAGCCAAAATGACTTTGATAAAATATTAACAATAGTATAATTAGAAATAGGAAAATATAAATAAACGAAATATTAACGGAGGTGCTTATTCACATGAAGGGTTTTGCAATGTTGGGAGTAGGTAAGACTGGATGGATAGATAAAGAAAAGCCAGTAGCTGGGCCATATGATGCGATTGTTCGACCTTTGGCTGTTGCTCCATGTACATCTGATATTCATACTGTATATGAAGGTGCTTTAGGTGAGAGAAATGATATGATATTAGGACATGAGGCAGTAGGTGAGGTAGTAGAGGTAGGCAGCGAGGTTAAGGATTTTAAACCTGGTGATAGGGTAGTAGTACCTGCAATAACTCCTGATTGGAGATCAATGGAAGTACAAAGAGGTTTTCAACAGCATTCTACTGGTATGCTAGCTGGTTGGAAATTTTCAAACTTTAAAGATGGTGTGTTTGCTGAATATTTTCATGTAAATGATGCAGATATGAACTTGGCGATTTTACCTGATGAGATTTCCCTTGAGAAGGCAGTTATGCTGACTGATATGATGACCACCGGATTTCACGGATCAGAATTGGCTAAAATTGAATTGGGTTCAACTGTAGTATGTATAGGTATAGGTGCAGTAGGTCTTATGGCTGTAGCCGGTGCAAAACTGAGGGGAGCAGGTAGAATAATAGCGATAGGTAGCCGTCCTGCGTGTGTTGAAGCTGCTAAATTTTATGGTGCTAGCGATATAGTAAACTATAAAAATGGCGATACTGTAGAGCAGGTTATGGAATTGACAAAGGGTGAAGGTGCAGACAGTGTAATTATTGCTGGTGGTAATTCTGATATATTGATATCTGCTGTAAAGATGGCAAAACCGGGTGGAACAATATCCAATGTTAACTACTTTGGTGATGGGGATTTAGCTATACCAAGGGTAGAATGGGGCTGCGGTATGGCTCATAAGGATATACGCGGAGGATTGACACCAGGTGGTAGGCTCAGAATGGAGAGACTAATTGATCTAGTTAAATATGATAGGGTAGATCCAGGCAAACTTGTTACTCATGTATTCCATGGTTTTGACAATGTGCAGAAGGCTTTAGAGCTTATGCATGATAAGCCCAAGGATCTTATAAAACCTGTAGTTATAGTAGACTAATACTTCCATAAAAATATATGAAGGACTTTAGCTTTAATGCTAGAGTCCTTTTTTAATTGACAAAATCATGGGCAAATTATAATATAGAAAGTAGGTGAAACAGAAATTAAGGGGGTCTGATGCTTTGGATAATATCAATGATGTATATTTAGCCTTTGATATTGCAAGCCGACTTGTAGAACTCTTGCCAGGGGGCTTGGCAAATAAACAGGATTATCAGCGCCTTATAGCCATGCTCTATGGTATATTGGATTTTAATGCAGTGGTATTTTGGAGGGAGGAGAAGATAGAGGCACAGGCGGGAGATATACAGATAACCCTTGATAATCATACCAAATTTTCAAGTGCCAAGGTAGGCATTTCAAAAGGGCTTGATCATTTAGGCACCATAGCTTTCTATAAATTACCACAATATTCAGTATCTGATGTGGAAAAAACCATGGTAGGAGGAATAGGCCATCTTATATCAACACAGCTTACATTTAATAGCAAGGACTATTATGCCAGTTTGCGCTCAAAAGCTGAATTAAAAGCGCTACAGGCTCAAATAAACCCCCATTTTCTATTCAATGCTTTAAATACAATATCCTCCATGTGTAGGATAGAACCATTAAAAGCTAGGGAGCTTTTGCTCAAACTTTCAAATTATTTTCGGGCTACTATTGAAACTTCTCCAGATCTTGTAGATATAAACAAGGAAATAAGTACGGTAAAATGCTATTTGGATATAGAGAAAGCTAGGTTTGGCGACAATTTTGATGTTCAAATAAATGTACCCCTTGATACCCATCTTAAGGTACCACCTCTTATTCTTCAACCACTAGTTGAAAATGCTATAAAGCATGGCCTCGTTGGTAAACAAGGGGGTCTAATTATTATAGATGTAGTTAGACATACTAGATCTTATGAGATCAGGATAGCTGACAATGGATGCGGTATGGAGCCGGATATTATAGATAAGCTACTAAATGAAAAACAGGAGGAAAAGCGAATAGGTATATATAATGTTAATCAGCGCCTTAAAGAAATATATGGAGAAGAGAATGGCCTTGTAATACATTCTCAACCAGGAGAGGGTACAGAGGCTATCATAACTATACCAGTAAGGGAGAGGACGCATAGAGATGCCATTAAAGGTTATTATAGTAGATGATGAAAAGTATGCTATATCGGAGCTTAAATATCTATTAACCCGTTATAGTGATTTTAAAATATGTGGCGAGGCTACAGATGCAGGAGGTTGTCTCATGTTGGTAGCTGAATATAAACCCGATGTAGTTTTTTTAGATATTGAGCTACAGGATAAAAATGGTGTAGAGGTAGCGAAGAGCATAAAAAAGATAAGCTCTGACACCCATATAGTATTTGCGACTGCATACAGTCATTATGCTGTGGATGCCTTTGAAGTACAGGCATTTGACTATATCTTAAAGCCGTTTGAGGATCAAAGAATTATAGATACCATAAATCGTATTAACAATTATATAAAACCAAAAGGACTACCTGAAGTTATAACCGTATGGAAAAATGATCGAATGGTGGTGTTGTCTCCGAAAGATATTGTATATTGTAGCATATTAGATGAGAAGACCGTGATAAAATCTATAAAGGGCGAATTTACTACAAACCTTACTCTATCCAGTTTGGAAAATAAGCTACAGGACTTTATGTTTATGCGGACTCATAAAAGTTATCTTGTAAATCTAAAGTATATAAAAGAGATAATACCATGGTTTAATCACACATATCTTTTAGTAATGAATGGCTATGAGAAGGATGAAGTACCAGTTAGTCGTACCTATATAAAAAAATTCAAATCCATAATGAAGATAGATTGATATATATAATATAAAACACACCCCCAGATTTTTTACTCCCGTTAAAATCTAGAGGTGTGAGAGAGGGCTAATCTATTGATGATAAAGATTCATCAATTGCATGGGCTGCTTTTTTACCAGCGCCCATAGCAAGTATTACAGTTGCAGCTCCCGTTACGGCGTCACCGCCGGCGTATATACCTTCACGGGAAGTTTGCATAGTCTCCTCATCTACTATTATTCCGCCCCATTTATGGGTATCCAGTCCCTTTGTGGTACTGCGAATAAGCGGATTTGGAGATTGTCCAATTGCTACTATAACTGTATCTATGTCAAGGGTATATTCACTACCCTTTTTCTCTATAGGTCTGCGTCTGCCAGATGCATCGGGTTCACCAAGTTCCATTTCTATACATTCCATACTATCTACCCATCCATCTTTACCAAGTATCTTTGTAGGATTGGTAAGAAGTCTAAATTCTATACCTTCTTCCTTGGCATGTTCTACTTCTTCAGCCCTTGCAGGCATTTCCTCTTCAGACCTTCTATATATTATATAAACATTTTCTGCACCTAATCTTTTTGCAGTACGTGCAGCATCCATGGCTACGTTTCCGGCACCAACTACGGCTACATTTTTACCTACATATATAGGTGTAGGACTGTTTTTCCTATCATATGCCTTCATAAGATTGCTTCTTGTCAGAAATTCATTAGCCGAGTAAACGCCGTTTAGGTTTTCGCCAGGGACTCCCATAAATCTAGGAAGCCCAGCGCCGCTACCTACAAATACTGCTTTATATCCTTCTTCAAATAGTTCATCTATAGTTATTGACTTTCCTACTATAACATTGGTTTCTATTTTTACTCCCAATTTTGCTATATTTTCTATTTCTTTTTGTACTAGTGTTTTAGGAAGCCTAAACTCAGGGATACCATACATGAGCACGCCTCCCGCCTTATGAAGGGCCTCAAATATTGTAACATCATATCCCTTCTTAGCGAGTTCACCTGCACAGGTAAGTCCGGAAGGACCTGAGCCTACAATGGCTACTTTTTTACCATTTGATACAGGTTTTTCCCCATCTTTTTGTACATTTTTCATGGCATAATCTGCAGCAAATCGCTCTAATCGTCCTATGGCAACCGGTTCACCCTTTATGCCCCTTACGCATTTGCCTTCACACTGATTCTCCTGGGGGCATACCCTGCCACAAATAGCGGGTAGGGCATTTTGAGTGGTGATTACCTTATATGCCTCTTCAAACTTGCCTTCTTTTACCTTTTGGATAAACTGGGGGATAGGCACATTTACAGGACAACCCTCAACGCATTTTGGATTTTTACAGTTTAGACATCGCTCTGCTTCTTCCATCGCCTGTTCTTTGCTATATCCTAGAGTTACTTCTTTAAAATTCTTATTACGTACATCTGCTGGTTGTTCAGGCATTTTTACTTTGTTCTTGCTCATATTAGCCATTATTTTTCACCCCCCAGACCTATTCTACATTCGTGTTCATGTTCTTTTTCAAAAGCTACTTCTGTATCCTTATACATACGCTGTCTACGCATCAGTTCATCAAAGTCGACTAAAAATCCGTCAAAATCAGGTCCATCAACACAAGCGAACTTGGTTTCTCCACCTACAGTTACTCTGCATCCTCCACACATACCTGTTCCATCTATCATTATTGGGTTTAAAGAAACATTTGTAGGTATATTTAGGGATTTAGTAAGTTCAACTACTGCCCTCATCATGGGTACTGGGCCTATAGCTATTACTAGATCATATTTATTTTCCTTTACCAGTTCTTTAAGGGCATCAACTACCGTACCTTTCATGCCCTTACTTCCATCATCGGTAGCGATGGTAAGATTGGCTATTTCGGTAAATTTATCTTCAAGTATTACTAGTTCGGCTGTTCGCCCGCCTAGTATAACATCTACAGCTGTACCTCTATTTGCCAGTTCCCGTACTTGGGGATAGAGGGGGGCAATACCCACGCCACCACCTATGGCAAGGACACGTTTGTATTCCTTATCCAATGGTGCAGGCATACCCAAAGGGCCTGCAATGTCTTCAATATATTCACCGGTCTTTTTAGTACTTAATTTCTTTGTTGAATAGCCCAACTCTTGATATATTATGGTTACTGAATTTTTTTCTCTGTCATAGTCTGCTATGGTAAGGGGGATTCTCTCTCCTTCTTCATCCACCCTTACTATAACGAACTGGCCAGGTTGACAGCGTCTGGCTACATAGGGAGCTTCAATATCCATAGAATTTACTACTTTATTTAAACGCTGTGAATTCAAAATTTTATACATTAGCATCACCTTTTAATAATTTTAGAAGTTAATAGGATCTCCATAGAAAGCGCATTCCAATACTTTCTTAAGATCCTCTGCAGTTGCCTTCCTTGGATTGCTAGCTGTGCAGGGATCAAGTTCTGCATTCTTTGAGATTTCATCCAATGTTGATTTAAATAGTTCTTCTGTTACACCCTGTTCCTTTAGTGTAGATACGATATTTACCTTATCATTTAACTCTTCTACAGCCTTTATCAGGGACTCTACCAATTGCTTATCGGTATGGCCGGGTAAGTTCAACATACGTGCTATATCTGCATAATCCTTCATGCAAGTCTTGGAATTATACTTAATTACATATGGCAACAATATGGCATTGCAGCATCCATGGGGAACATCATATTGTGCACCAATCTTGTGTGCCAAGCTATGAGTAATACCAAGTAGTGCATTACTAAATGCCATGCCTGCTAAGCATTGTGCTATATGCATTTGCCCTCGAGCATTTTCGTCTCCATTATAAGAATCAACTAAGTGATCAAAAACCATGCTAATAGCTTCAAGTGCCAAAGGATCTGAGAATTTTGATCTAGCTGTTGCTACATAAGCTTCTATTGCGTGGGTTAGCGCATCCATACCGGTATGGGCTACCAATTTTTTAGGCATAGTAGCAGGTATGGAACTATCTAGTATTGCAATATCAGGTGTAATTTCAAAGTCAGCTAGGGGATATTTGATCTTTGTAGAATAATCGGTTATAACTGAGAATGCTGTAACCTCTGTAGCTGTACCGCTAGTAGAAGGAAT
It encodes the following:
- a CDS encoding NAD(P)-dependent alcohol dehydrogenase — protein: MKGFAMLGVGKTGWIDKEKPVAGPYDAIVRPLAVAPCTSDIHTVYEGALGERNDMILGHEAVGEVVEVGSEVKDFKPGDRVVVPAITPDWRSMEVQRGFQQHSTGMLAGWKFSNFKDGVFAEYFHVNDADMNLAILPDEISLEKAVMLTDMMTTGFHGSELAKIELGSTVVCIGIGAVGLMAVAGAKLRGAGRIIAIGSRPACVEAAKFYGASDIVNYKNGDTVEQVMELTKGEGADSVIIAGGNSDILISAVKMAKPGGTISNVNYFGDGDLAIPRVEWGCGMAHKDIRGGLTPGGRLRMERLIDLVKYDRVDPGKLVTHVFHGFDNVQKALELMHDKPKDLIKPVVIVD
- a CDS encoding sensor histidine kinase — its product is MDNINDVYLAFDIASRLVELLPGGLANKQDYQRLIAMLYGILDFNAVVFWREEKIEAQAGDIQITLDNHTKFSSAKVGISKGLDHLGTIAFYKLPQYSVSDVEKTMVGGIGHLISTQLTFNSKDYYASLRSKAELKALQAQINPHFLFNALNTISSMCRIEPLKARELLLKLSNYFRATIETSPDLVDINKEISTVKCYLDIEKARFGDNFDVQINVPLDTHLKVPPLILQPLVENAIKHGLVGKQGGLIIIDVVRHTRSYEIRIADNGCGMEPDIIDKLLNEKQEEKRIGIYNVNQRLKEIYGEENGLVIHSQPGEGTEAIITIPVRERTHRDAIKGYYSR
- a CDS encoding LytR/AlgR family response regulator transcription factor, which produces MPLKVIIVDDEKYAISELKYLLTRYSDFKICGEATDAGGCLMLVAEYKPDVVFLDIELQDKNGVEVAKSIKKISSDTHIVFATAYSHYAVDAFEVQAFDYILKPFEDQRIIDTINRINNYIKPKGLPEVITVWKNDRMVVLSPKDIVYCSILDEKTVIKSIKGEFTTNLTLSSLENKLQDFMFMRTHKSYLVNLKYIKEIIPWFNHTYLLVMNGYEKDEVPVSRTYIKKFKSIMKID
- the gltA gene encoding NADPH-dependent glutamate synthase; amino-acid sequence: MANMSKNKVKMPEQPADVRNKNFKEVTLGYSKEQAMEEAERCLNCKNPKCVEGCPVNVPIPQFIQKVKEGKFEEAYKVITTQNALPAICGRVCPQENQCEGKCVRGIKGEPVAIGRLERFAADYAMKNVQKDGEKPVSNGKKVAIVGSGPSGLTCAGELAKKGYDVTIFEALHKAGGVLMYGIPEFRLPKTLVQKEIENIAKLGVKIETNVIVGKSITIDELFEEGYKAVFVGSGAGLPRFMGVPGENLNGVYSANEFLTRSNLMKAYDRKNSPTPIYVGKNVAVVGAGNVAMDAARTAKRLGAENVYIIYRRSEEEMPARAEEVEHAKEEGIEFRLLTNPTKILGKDGWVDSMECIEMELGEPDASGRRRPIEKKGSEYTLDIDTVIVAIGQSPNPLIRSTTKGLDTHKWGGIIVDEETMQTSREGIYAGGDAVTGAATVILAMGAGKKAAHAIDESLSSID
- a CDS encoding sulfide/dihydroorotate dehydrogenase-like FAD/NAD-binding protein, which gives rise to MYKILNSQRLNKVVNSMDIEAPYVARRCQPGQFVIVRVDEEGERIPLTIADYDREKNSVTIIYQELGYSTKKLSTKKTGEYIEDIAGPLGMPAPLDKEYKRVLAIGGGVGIAPLYPQVRELANRGTAVDVILGGRTAELVILEDKFTEIANLTIATDDGSKGMKGTVVDALKELVKENKYDLVIAIGPVPMMRAVVELTKSLNIPTNVSLNPIMIDGTGMCGGCRVTVGGETKFACVDGPDFDGFLVDFDELMRRQRMYKDTEVAFEKEHEHECRIGLGGEK
- a CDS encoding iron-containing alcohol dehydrogenase: MARFTLPRDIYFGDNAMEELKNLKGHKKAIIVTGGSSMQKFGFLDKLENILKETGMEVKKFEGVEPDPSVETVMAGAKAMQEFEPDLIVAIGGGSPIDAAKAMWVFYEYPNLTFDDIKTPFSMPQLRKKAIFAAIPSTSGTATEVTAFSVITDYSTKIKYPLADFEITPDIAILDSSIPATMPKKLVAHTGMDALTHAIEAYVATARSKFSDPLALEAISMVFDHLVDSYNGDENARGQMHIAQCLAGMAFSNALLGITHSLAHKIGAQYDVPHGCCNAILLPYVIKYNSKTCMKDYADIARMLNLPGHTDKQLVESLIKAVEELNDKVNIVSTLKEQGVTEELFKSTLDEISKNAELDPCTASNPRKATAEDLKKVLECAFYGDPINF